In Cyanobium sp. AMD-g, one genomic interval encodes:
- the ispD gene encoding 2-C-methyl-D-erythritol 4-phosphate cytidylyltransferase has translation MERIPVFRPGGPSLVHLLIAAAGSGRRMGAATNKLLLPLAGRPVLAWTLDAALACGAIRWIGVMGRPEDEAAIAAILAAAAPGRFLAEPVAWIVGGDTRQASVRRGLEALPADAEAVLIHDGARCLAEPELLERCATALTEAMAEGAGIIAATPVTDTIKQVDGRGLITATPERSGLWAAQTPQGFGVAQLRQAHGRAEREGWSVTDDAALYERLGLPVRVLEAPPSNIKLTTRFDLTIASAVLASRGT, from the coding sequence ATGGAGAGGATTCCAGTGTTCCGCCCGGGCGGCCCATCGCTTGTGCATTTGCTGATCGCCGCCGCCGGCAGCGGGCGCCGCATGGGCGCCGCCACCAACAAGTTGCTGCTGCCCCTGGCCGGCCGCCCCGTCCTGGCCTGGACCCTCGATGCCGCCCTGGCCTGCGGGGCGATCCGCTGGATCGGGGTGATGGGCCGGCCCGAGGACGAAGCGGCGATCGCGGCGATCCTGGCCGCGGCCGCGCCGGGCCGCTTCCTGGCTGAACCGGTGGCCTGGATCGTCGGCGGGGACACCCGCCAGGCCTCGGTGCGCCGTGGCCTGGAGGCCCTGCCGGCCGATGCCGAGGCGGTGCTGATCCATGACGGCGCCCGCTGTCTGGCGGAACCGGAGTTGCTGGAGCGCTGCGCCACGGCCCTGACCGAGGCCATGGCCGAGGGGGCCGGCATCATCGCCGCCACCCCCGTCACCGACACCATCAAGCAGGTGGATGGCAGGGGTCTGATCACCGCCACCCCCGAACGCAGCGGCCTCTGGGCGGCCCAGACGCCCCAGGGGTTCGGGGTGGCCCAGCTACGCCAGGCCCATGGACGGGCCGAGCGTGAGGGCTGGAGCGTCACCGACGATGCGGCCCTCTACGAGCGGCTGGGGCTGCCGGTGCGGGTGCTGGAGGCGCCGCCGTCCAACATCAAGCTCACCACCCGTTTCGATCTCACGATCGCCAGCGCCGTGCTGGCCTCCCGCGGCACCTGA
- a CDS encoding LD-carboxypeptidase: protein MNAGLPPRQPLLLQPPALQAGDRVRLVAASSALGDLARLQAGLAVLTSWGLELDDDPTRLPARRWGYLAGQDAERAGDLRPSGDPESSPALLACVRGGWGSARLLERPLETAGGWLLGFSDVTSLLWHRLAMGRGGAIHGPLLTTLAGEPAWSQERLRALLFGEPLGDLDGESWVGGQAEGPLLAANLTVATHLLGTPHLPDLDGAILVLEDVGEAPYRLERMLTHWRLCGALQRLGGIGFGSFEGCDDPGEADGDSPRFSLEQVLRERTADLGIPVLAGLPVGHGPVNAALPLGVRARLDGDRGRLSVVAAGPGSVSCR, encoded by the coding sequence ATGAACGCCGGACTGCCACCCCGCCAGCCACTTCTCCTCCAACCCCCTGCCCTGCAGGCGGGCGACCGGGTACGACTGGTGGCCGCCAGCTCCGCCCTGGGGGATCTGGCGCGGCTGCAGGCGGGCCTGGCGGTGCTGACCAGCTGGGGCCTGGAGCTGGATGACGATCCCACCCGGCTGCCGGCACGCCGCTGGGGCTACCTGGCGGGCCAGGACGCCGAGCGGGCCGGCGATCTGCGGCCCAGCGGCGACCCGGAGAGCTCACCAGCCCTGCTGGCCTGCGTGCGGGGTGGCTGGGGGTCGGCCCGGCTGCTGGAGCGCCCGCTGGAGACGGCAGGCGGCTGGCTGCTGGGGTTCTCCGATGTGACCTCCCTGCTCTGGCACCGGCTGGCCATGGGCCGCGGGGGCGCCATCCATGGCCCCCTGCTCACCACCCTGGCGGGCGAACCGGCCTGGAGCCAGGAGCGGCTGCGGGCCCTGCTGTTCGGTGAGCCGCTGGGCGACCTGGACGGGGAGAGCTGGGTTGGCGGCCAGGCCGAGGGCCCGCTGCTGGCCGCCAACCTCACGGTGGCGACCCACCTGCTGGGCACGCCGCACCTGCCGGATCTGGACGGGGCGATCCTGGTTCTCGAAGACGTGGGGGAAGCGCCCTACCGCCTCGAGCGGATGCTCACCCACTGGCGCCTCTGCGGGGCCCTGCAACGCCTGGGGGGCATCGGCTTCGGCAGCTTCGAGGGCTGCGACGACCCCGGGGAGGCCGACGGCGACTCGCCCCGGTTCAGCCTGGAGCAGGTGCTGCGGGAGCGGACCGCCGATCTGGGCATCCCTGTGCTGGCGGGCTTGCCGGTGGGCCATGGCCCTGTCAATGCCGCCCTGCCCCTGGGCGTGCGCGCCCGGCTCGACGGCGACCGGGGCCGGCTCAGCGTGGTCGCTGCCGGGCCTGGGTCCGTCAGCTGCCGGTGA
- the fabG gene encoding 3-oxoacyl-[acyl-carrier-protein] reductase, translated as MSSAAPLSGQVALVTGASRGIGRAIAQSLALAGATVVVNYARSPEAAEAVVAAITAEGGRAWGHQADVADEAAVEAMVKAVLDREGRLDVLVNNAGITRDGLLMRMKTADWQSVIDLNLTGVFLCTRAVSRSMLKARSGRIINITSVVALMGNPGQANYSAAKAGVIGLTRSTAAEFASRGVTVNAVAPGFIDSDMTKDLDKEPILAAIPLGRMGQPEEVAGAVRFLAADPAAAYITGQVLQVDGGMVMR; from the coding sequence ATGTCCAGCGCCGCTCCCCTCTCCGGTCAGGTCGCCCTGGTGACCGGTGCCAGCCGGGGGATCGGCCGGGCCATCGCCCAGTCCCTGGCGCTGGCGGGAGCCACCGTGGTGGTGAACTACGCCCGCTCGCCCGAAGCCGCCGAGGCGGTGGTGGCGGCGATCACTGCTGAAGGCGGCCGGGCCTGGGGCCATCAGGCGGATGTGGCCGACGAGGCGGCCGTGGAGGCGATGGTGAAGGCCGTGCTGGATCGGGAGGGGCGGCTCGATGTGCTGGTCAACAACGCCGGCATCACCCGTGACGGCCTGCTGATGCGGATGAAGACCGCCGACTGGCAGAGCGTGATCGACCTCAACCTGACCGGTGTCTTCCTCTGCACCCGCGCCGTCAGCCGCAGCATGCTCAAGGCCCGCAGCGGCCGCATCATCAACATCACCTCGGTGGTGGCCCTGATGGGCAATCCCGGCCAGGCCAACTACAGCGCCGCCAAGGCCGGCGTCATCGGCCTCACCCGCAGCACCGCCGCCGAATTCGCCAGCCGCGGCGTCACGGTGAACGCGGTGGCCCCCGGCTTCATCGACAGCGACATGACCAAAGATCTCGACAAGGAGCCGATCCTGGCGGCCATCCCCCTCGGCCGCATGGGCCAGCCGGAGGAGGTGGCGGGGGCGGTGCGGTTCCTGGCGGCCGATCCGGCGGCGGCTTACATCACCGGCCAGGTGCTGCAGGTGGACGGCGGCATGGTGATGCGCTAG
- a CDS encoding CpcT/CpeT family chromophore lyase encodes MDAAAQLETIACRWQGSFHNRRQVAATVARGGPEAPELTRELRTMEVVRLQAPQLGALVLYFQEFRASAPQLAHRQRVVVLGLDPHRGSVRAEQLFFRGGPTYDRPVLAAAQVQTLGPEAFDRHPGCDLFFEAEPAFDRFRARMDPGACRYRHPQDGEVCAEFEMLLHPDQLWYRDRSLRLADGSVRGEVDGFSWLLFDRVEGPIGDDLPALVGQQGVWRGSFRRYDAAGGLLESFPSTIAIRVFQEGGRWRYHQRNLHGPEEAPLRRFEAHGEIHSGRVWFASERYQGWAMDLPGEQPTAGSLLVMRARDPGDPDIHEIISCSPDGRRRWRLSQLLKDGQLVGRTVIDEEKLTGS; translated from the coding sequence ATGGACGCCGCCGCCCAGCTCGAGACGATCGCCTGCCGCTGGCAGGGGTCGTTCCACAACCGGCGCCAGGTGGCCGCCACGGTGGCCAGGGGCGGTCCGGAGGCGCCTGAGCTCACCCGCGAGCTGCGCACCATGGAGGTGGTGCGGCTGCAGGCGCCCCAGCTCGGCGCGCTGGTGCTCTACTTCCAGGAGTTCCGCGCCAGCGCCCCGCAGCTGGCCCACCGCCAGCGGGTGGTGGTGCTCGGTCTGGATCCGCATCGCGGCAGCGTCCGGGCCGAGCAGCTGTTCTTCCGGGGCGGGCCCACCTACGACCGCCCGGTGCTGGCGGCAGCCCAGGTGCAGACCCTGGGACCGGAGGCCTTCGACCGCCATCCGGGCTGCGACCTGTTCTTCGAGGCGGAGCCTGCCTTCGACCGCTTCCGCGCCCGCATGGATCCCGGGGCCTGCCGCTACCGCCATCCCCAGGACGGCGAGGTCTGCGCCGAGTTCGAAATGCTCCTCCATCCCGACCAGCTCTGGTACCGGGACCGCAGCCTGCGGTTGGCCGATGGCTCGGTGCGGGGCGAGGTCGACGGCTTCAGCTGGCTGTTGTTCGATCGGGTGGAGGGTCCCATCGGGGACGATCTGCCCGCCCTGGTGGGGCAACAGGGCGTGTGGCGGGGCAGCTTCCGGCGTTATGACGCCGCGGGAGGGCTGCTCGAGAGCTTCCCAAGCACGATCGCCATCCGGGTGTTCCAGGAGGGAGGTCGCTGGCGTTACCACCAGCGCAACCTCCATGGTCCTGAGGAGGCCCCGCTGCGCCGCTTCGAGGCCCATGGCGAGATCCATTCCGGCCGGGTGTGGTTCGCCAGCGAGCGCTACCAGGGCTGGGCGATGGACCTGCCGGGCGAGCAGCCGACCGCCGGCAGCCTGCTGGTGATGCGGGCCCGGGATCCAGGTGATCCCGACATCCACGAGATCATCAGCTGCAGCCCCGACGGCCGCCGCCGCTGGCGGTTGAGCCAGCTGCTGAAGGATGGTCAGCTGGTGGGTCGCACCGTCATCGACGAGGAGAAGCTCACCGGCAGCTGA
- a CDS encoding glycosyltransferase family 9 protein, producing MRALFLIPGDGANQLQALPAVAATAEQLRFQIQVVCHPSLAALWKLLPAVEKVIPFNFGDATLADWANLLGCVREPDFQACINLARGRQVDLMLSMSHIPNRMAAGGFSATETVQVPQGLWPAQALEAYLRPIGVSLDAAAFRLSLPKAALDEAVATLPAGEGPMLLLAPSSGPDDWPAAAWKELPGRIAATLPGLRSLQVPPAASAHLPDRAALVAASDVVLASDAVTIELALLSGTPVVALGRSSDSLPARSGVQGLGSPGQLRDLPSSDVLKALGLG from the coding sequence ATGCGCGCACTGTTTCTGATCCCGGGCGATGGCGCCAACCAGTTGCAGGCGCTTCCCGCCGTGGCGGCCACCGCCGAGCAGCTCCGGTTCCAGATCCAGGTGGTCTGCCACCCCTCGCTGGCCGCTCTCTGGAAACTGTTGCCGGCGGTGGAGAAGGTCATCCCCTTCAACTTCGGCGACGCCACCCTGGCCGACTGGGCCAACCTGCTCGGATGCGTGCGGGAGCCCGATTTTCAGGCCTGCATCAACCTGGCCAGGGGCCGCCAGGTCGACCTGATGCTCTCGATGAGCCACATCCCCAACCGCATGGCCGCCGGGGGCTTCTCCGCCACCGAGACCGTGCAGGTGCCCCAGGGTCTCTGGCCCGCCCAGGCCCTGGAGGCCTACCTGCGGCCGATCGGGGTCAGCCTCGATGCCGCCGCCTTCCGCCTCAGCCTGCCGAAGGCCGCCCTCGATGAAGCGGTCGCCACGTTGCCGGCCGGCGAGGGGCCGATGCTGCTGCTGGCCCCCTCCAGCGGCCCGGACGACTGGCCTGCCGCAGCCTGGAAGGAGCTGCCCGGCCGCATCGCCGCCACCCTCCCCGGCCTGCGCTCCCTGCAGGTGCCCCCGGCCGCTTCGGCCCACCTGCCCGACCGGGCCGCCCTGGTGGCCGCCAGTGATGTGGTGCTGGCCAGCGATGCGGTGACCATCGAACTGGCTCTACTCAGCGGCACCCCGGTGGTGGCCCTGGGTCGCAGCAGCGACAGCCTGCCGGCCCGCAGCGGAGTACAAGGGCTGGGTTCCCCCGGCCAGCTGCGTGACCTCCCCTCCAGCGACGTGCTCAAGGCCCTCGGCCTGGGCTGA
- a CDS encoding TrkA family potassium uptake protein has protein sequence MSRLWFSRRKRPPSARSRRPWVTPLIALIVVVNASAIGYRITEGWDWGDCYWMVAITIATIGYGEVHPLSTAGRIITVFSIAGGLVVVQLTVQNLVGLSETGYFRRLRERRFRTWVQSMNNHVILCGYGRIGKEIADQLIREQVPLLVVEMDAGCRDEAEERGLPVLFADATLDETLLEAGIHQCRSLVAALPSNAANLYVVLSARGLAPRCRLIARSDSAEAGRKLRLAGADQVVSPYVAGGRVMAATALRPLAVDFMELLAGSDCEVEEFQLSDDSSRLGELLGRSLAEIQFGRRSGAQVLAIRTPAPAVVNPYSYRGTTYGPAEATLVTNPGGDIRLEAGQLLVVMGSKEQLQRFAEVLGPALESSDQMAD, from the coding sequence ATGAGTCGCCTGTGGTTCTCCCGCAGGAAGCGCCCCCCCTCGGCCAGGTCCCGCCGTCCCTGGGTCACCCCCCTGATCGCCCTGATCGTGGTGGTCAACGCCAGCGCGATCGGCTACCGGATCACCGAAGGCTGGGACTGGGGCGATTGCTACTGGATGGTGGCCATCACCATCGCCACGATCGGCTATGGCGAGGTCCACCCCCTCTCGACCGCCGGACGGATCATCACTGTGTTCTCCATCGCCGGAGGGCTCGTGGTGGTCCAGCTCACCGTCCAGAACCTGGTGGGCCTCTCCGAAACCGGCTACTTCCGGCGCCTGCGGGAGCGCCGATTCCGCACCTGGGTCCAAAGCATGAACAACCACGTGATTCTCTGCGGCTATGGCCGCATCGGTAAGGAGATCGCCGATCAGCTGATCCGGGAGCAGGTCCCGCTGCTGGTGGTGGAGATGGACGCGGGCTGCCGCGATGAGGCGGAGGAGCGGGGGCTGCCGGTGTTGTTCGCCGACGCCACCCTCGATGAAACCCTGCTGGAGGCGGGCATCCATCAATGCCGCAGCCTGGTGGCGGCCCTGCCCAGCAATGCGGCCAACCTCTATGTGGTGCTGAGCGCCCGGGGGCTGGCCCCCCGCTGCCGCCTGATCGCCCGCTCCGACAGCGCCGAAGCGGGACGCAAGCTGCGCCTGGCCGGCGCCGACCAGGTGGTGAGCCCCTACGTGGCGGGGGGCCGGGTGATGGCCGCCACCGCCTTGCGGCCGCTGGCCGTCGACTTCATGGAGCTGCTGGCCGGCTCCGATTGCGAGGTGGAGGAATTCCAGCTCAGCGACGACAGCTCCAGGCTGGGGGAGTTGCTGGGCCGCAGCCTGGCGGAGATCCAGTTCGGCCGCCGCAGCGGCGCCCAGGTGCTGGCCATCCGCACCCCGGCACCGGCGGTGGTCAATCCCTACTCCTACCGGGGAACCACCTACGGCCCCGCGGAGGCCACCCTGGTCACCAACCCCGGTGGTGACATCCGGCTCGAGGCGGGCCAGCTGCTGGTGGTGATGGGCAGCAAGGAGCAGTTGCAGCGCTTCGCCGAGGTGCTCGGCCCGGCCCTGGAGAGTTCCGACCAGATGGCCGACTGA
- a CDS encoding Ppx/GppA phosphatase family protein — MPPIPDTAGTAERRVAAIDIGTNSIHLLVAAIDPVLRSFSVVLAEKSTTRLGERDPDSGDLTPEAIERAFLTLRHCRDLATSHGVEQIVTAATSAVREAPNGRSFLQGLQDQLGLVVDLVSGPEEARLIYLGVLSGLSFGDQPYFILDIGGGSTELVLADGRDARALTSTRIGAVRLQREFCREDPLTPARRGFLEAYIQGAMDPAVAEVKRELRPGEKPVLVATSGTAMAMAALASAQDPNPPLKLDGYRLGRARLDGIVERLVAMTPEQRRALTAINERRAEIIVPGALILQTTMEILQVRELVVCERALREGLIVDWMLRNGLLVDRFSFQSTIRRRTVLHLARTYGVDTGRADRVASHALSLYDQTRGLLHDDDGEGRALLWAAAQLHACGKHVNIAAYHKHTWYLIRHGELLGYSEAEHLMVAAIARYHRRSLPKKRHESWQLIEAGQHRHTVFTMALLLRLAAALDRRPAPGIEAISVSADAERTAQTRGFTISLQPHAPQPGDTPQDLSLEEWSLRSYADLVLEATGLRLTVRQASP; from the coding sequence ATGCCCCCGATCCCCGACACCGCCGGTACCGCGGAACGGCGGGTGGCGGCCATCGACATCGGCACCAATTCCATTCACCTGCTGGTCGCGGCGATCGATCCGGTCCTGCGCAGCTTCTCGGTGGTGCTGGCGGAGAAATCCACCACCCGGCTGGGGGAGAGGGATCCGGATTCCGGCGACCTGACGCCCGAGGCGATCGAGCGCGCCTTCCTGACCCTGCGCCATTGCCGCGATCTGGCCACCAGCCATGGGGTGGAGCAGATCGTCACCGCCGCCACCAGTGCCGTGCGGGAAGCTCCGAACGGCCGCTCGTTCCTGCAGGGGCTCCAGGACCAGCTGGGCTTGGTGGTCGACCTGGTCAGCGGTCCGGAGGAGGCCCGACTCATCTACCTGGGGGTGCTCTCGGGTCTCTCCTTCGGCGATCAGCCTTACTTCATCCTTGATATCGGTGGCGGTTCCACCGAGCTGGTGCTCGCCGATGGCCGCGATGCCCGCGCCCTCACCAGCACCCGCATCGGTGCGGTGCGGCTGCAGCGGGAGTTCTGCCGGGAGGACCCCCTGACGCCGGCCCGCCGCGGCTTTCTCGAGGCTTACATCCAGGGGGCGATGGATCCGGCCGTCGCCGAGGTGAAACGGGAATTGCGGCCGGGGGAGAAGCCCGTGCTGGTGGCCACCAGCGGCACCGCCATGGCGATGGCGGCTCTGGCCTCCGCCCAGGATCCCAACCCGCCCCTGAAGCTCGACGGTTACCGCCTGGGCCGGGCCCGCCTCGATGGCATCGTCGAGCGGCTGGTGGCGATGACGCCGGAGCAGCGCCGCGCCCTCACCGCCATCAACGAACGCCGGGCCGAGATCATCGTTCCCGGCGCCCTGATCCTCCAGACCACCATGGAGATCCTCCAGGTCCGGGAACTGGTGGTCTGTGAGCGGGCCCTGCGGGAAGGTCTGATCGTCGACTGGATGCTGCGCAACGGCCTGCTCGTCGATCGCTTCAGCTTCCAGAGCACGATCCGTCGCCGCACGGTCCTGCATCTGGCCCGCACCTACGGGGTGGACACGGGCCGGGCCGACCGGGTGGCCAGCCATGCCCTCAGCCTTTACGACCAGACCCGGGGCCTGCTGCACGATGACGACGGCGAAGGCCGCGCCCTGCTGTGGGCGGCGGCCCAGCTCCATGCCTGCGGCAAGCACGTCAACATCGCCGCCTATCACAAGCACACCTGGTATCTGATCCGCCACGGGGAGCTGCTCGGTTACTCCGAGGCCGAGCACCTGATGGTGGCGGCGATCGCCCGGTACCACCGGCGCAGCCTGCCCAAGAAGCGCCACGAGTCGTGGCAGCTGATCGAGGCCGGGCAGCACCGCCACACCGTGTTCACGATGGCCCTGCTGCTGCGGCTGGCGGCCGCCCTCGACCGCAGACCCGCCCCCGGTATCGAGGCGATCAGCGTTTCGGCGGACGCCGAGCGGACCGCTCAGACCCGGGGCTTCACGATCAGCCTGCAGCCGCATGCGCCGCAGCCCGGTGACACCCCCCAGGATCTGAGCCTGGAGGAATGGAGTCTCCGCTCCTATGCCGATCTGGTGCTGGAGGCCACGGGCCTGAGGCTCACGGTGCGGCAGGCGTCGCCCTGA
- a CDS encoding glycosyltransferase family 87 protein, with product MISELTEPFHLVGKQTKRPSPLTGNVSLNERAPQKTWTISGRFSQWIRKAIVETHKASTMPLREVSPQSRLCSKLPSIAAYCLLAGCLWYLGSSLVGYAIGGDHQEQSFLILGEMRIQPAFADLKWITVIGECGTKLQTIYQSAAASCATYGYGTHGGGYPDSGYPPMATWLLRWLRFPSRQSAALAVFSGVAFVIVLLGVSKGLLRSAWAWPLWLSIILVSFPAQLVLERGNVDSLIFLLLTATAACICLRNRVSWLPSALLTLLAVSLKLYPAAGFVGWLAFGQVTKSHGWRVSHAVKAAVLFGCVVGLALSLPWMLASPLPHGEGGMNSFGLKAIGYINVSLVQQIGVDSARWVIRGLIISKLLALVFGAVLAVRLRLHSALQHRFRVIGDSFFDRFSQTFFLINSWTWLGCYILTVSYDYKHIYMLPSLLLLLSMVDRRADLNPRQYALAWILVATSMIFLLFPHLHYNGLSDFAAISGFCELAIEFFVVPFYAGALLMLVTGHRFQRRSIPSLAGN from the coding sequence GTGATCAGCGAGCTGACTGAGCCATTCCATCTGGTGGGAAAGCAAACCAAGCGCCCCTCTCCCCTTACGGGAAACGTCAGCCTGAATGAAAGGGCACCACAAAAAACATGGACCATTTCCGGTCGGTTTTCACAATGGATCCGCAAGGCTATCGTAGAAACGCATAAAGCATCAACAATGCCACTCCGTGAAGTCAGCCCACAGAGCAGACTTTGCAGCAAGCTGCCATCAATTGCTGCCTATTGTCTCTTGGCTGGGTGTCTGTGGTATCTGGGCTCATCCTTGGTCGGATACGCGATAGGTGGTGATCATCAAGAACAGTCGTTCTTGATTCTTGGAGAGATGCGGATCCAACCTGCTTTCGCAGACTTGAAATGGATTACGGTGATTGGAGAATGTGGAACTAAACTCCAGACGATATATCAGTCTGCTGCTGCAAGCTGTGCAACCTATGGGTACGGCACGCATGGTGGTGGTTACCCAGACAGTGGCTATCCGCCGATGGCAACTTGGTTGCTCCGCTGGCTGCGGTTTCCTTCTCGACAGAGCGCGGCGTTGGCAGTTTTCAGCGGAGTTGCGTTTGTCATCGTTCTCCTGGGTGTCTCCAAAGGTTTGCTCCGGTCAGCTTGGGCATGGCCGCTTTGGTTATCCATAATCTTGGTGAGTTTCCCTGCGCAACTTGTGCTCGAACGAGGTAATGTAGATAGCCTGATATTCCTGTTGCTCACTGCCACGGCGGCCTGCATCTGCTTGAGGAATCGTGTCTCTTGGCTGCCTTCCGCTTTGTTGACATTGCTTGCCGTTTCTCTCAAGCTTTATCCAGCGGCCGGCTTTGTTGGTTGGCTCGCGTTTGGGCAGGTTACCAAGAGCCATGGCTGGAGAGTAAGTCATGCGGTGAAGGCGGCGGTTCTTTTTGGTTGCGTGGTCGGACTTGCCCTATCACTGCCTTGGATGCTTGCCTCGCCCTTGCCGCATGGTGAGGGAGGCATGAATAGTTTCGGACTGAAAGCAATCGGCTATATAAACGTCTCGCTTGTACAACAGATTGGTGTTGATTCTGCGCGCTGGGTGATACGAGGACTGATCATTTCGAAGCTGCTGGCGCTTGTGTTCGGTGCAGTTCTCGCTGTGAGGCTGAGATTGCATTCGGCTCTACAGCATCGCTTTCGGGTAATCGGAGATAGCTTTTTCGATCGATTCTCGCAGACATTCTTCCTGATCAACAGCTGGACGTGGCTGGGATGCTACATATTGACAGTCTCCTATGATTATAAGCATATTTATATGCTTCCTAGTTTGTTGCTCCTGCTCAGCATGGTCGACCGCCGCGCTGACTTGAATCCGCGCCAATACGCTCTTGCATGGATTCTGGTCGCGACATCAATGATCTTTCTTCTGTTCCCGCATTTACATTATAATGGTCTCAGTGACTTCGCGGCAATCAGCGGGTTCTGCGAGCTTGCGATAGAATTTTTTGTTGTTCCATTTTACGCTGGAGCTCTGCTGATGCTGGTGACAGGCCATCGTTTTCAGCGCAGAAGCATCCCGTCTTTAGCCGGAAACTGA
- a CDS encoding RodZ domain-containing protein yields the protein MAADDWSAPIPQLVQLGEKLGQARRNQGLSLEELADRLRLGSEQLTALEAGDHTHLPEAVFVVAQAKRVAGALGIDVSQQISDLQGSRLMRAKGRPAPVAPLQRRPPTAPARQGRSLGWLGGGLLLLGGGGLAVAALQGKISAPQASRPPSPAATTNPGLAPAQTVAAGAPSGAEALVLQSSQPSWLEVRNAAGVTLFRGTFTGEKRFPMGQGLRVLAGRPDLVTATAGSQSPQSLGRIDQVVWRSFRATPAAP from the coding sequence ATGGCCGCAGACGACTGGAGCGCACCGATCCCCCAGCTCGTCCAACTGGGCGAAAAGCTCGGCCAGGCCCGTCGCAACCAGGGCCTCAGCCTGGAGGAACTGGCCGACCGGTTGCGGCTGGGCAGCGAACAGCTGACGGCCCTTGAGGCCGGGGACCACACCCACCTGCCGGAAGCCGTGTTCGTGGTAGCTCAGGCCAAGCGGGTGGCGGGCGCCCTTGGTATCGACGTGAGCCAGCAGATCAGTGATCTGCAGGGGAGCCGCCTGATGCGTGCCAAGGGCCGCCCGGCCCCCGTCGCGCCCCTGCAGCGACGCCCCCCCACCGCCCCCGCCCGCCAGGGCCGCTCCCTCGGCTGGCTGGGGGGGGGCCTGCTGCTGCTGGGCGGCGGCGGCCTTGCGGTGGCCGCCCTGCAGGGGAAGATCTCTGCCCCGCAGGCATCCCGACCCCCATCACCGGCCGCGACCACCAACCCAGGGCTGGCTCCGGCCCAGACGGTGGCCGCTGGGGCGCCCTCTGGGGCGGAGGCGCTGGTGCTGCAGAGCAGCCAGCCCAGCTGGCTGGAGGTCCGCAATGCGGCCGGTGTGACCCTGTTCCGCGGCACCTTCACCGGCGAGAAGCGTTTCCCCATGGGACAGGGCCTCAGGGTTCTGGCCGGTCGGCCCGACCTGGTGACGGCCACCGCCGGCAGCCAGTCCCCCCAATCCCTGGGACGGATCGATCAGGTGGTGTGGCGCAGCTTCAGGGCGACGCCTGCCGCACCGTGA
- a CDS encoding 4-hydroxybenzoate polyprenyltransferase, whose protein sequence is MAPGRVQAWLELLRWHKPSGRLILLIPAGWALWLGPAVPPPALLVAWIVLGGLAVSGAGCVANDLWDRRIDPLVERTRHRPLADGRLGVGTATVLLLLCLVVALAALLALPAASRVLCVGLALATLPLVLLYPSAKRWFAYPQLVLALCWGFAVLIPWAAAQGGLQGSLGGWPLLLTWLAAVSWTFGFDTVYAMSDRDDDRRLGVRSSALSLGARAPLAVALCYGLTCAGLALGVLLQGRAGLPFWLPWAVATLAMQQQAARLRLPDLPRSAYGRHFAVQVWLGGLLLLAVILSTST, encoded by the coding sequence ATGGCCCCAGGCCGTGTCCAGGCCTGGCTGGAGCTGCTGCGCTGGCACAAGCCCAGTGGCAGGCTGATCCTCCTGATTCCCGCCGGCTGGGCCCTGTGGCTCGGTCCCGCCGTGCCACCTCCGGCCCTGCTGGTGGCCTGGATCGTGCTGGGGGGTCTGGCGGTGAGCGGCGCCGGCTGCGTGGCCAATGACCTCTGGGACCGGCGCATCGATCCCCTGGTGGAGCGCACCCGCCACCGGCCCCTGGCCGATGGCCGCCTCGGGGTGGGCACCGCAACCGTCCTGCTGCTCCTCTGCCTGGTGGTGGCCCTGGCGGCCCTGCTGGCCCTGCCAGCCGCCAGCCGGGTGCTCTGCGTGGGGCTGGCCCTGGCCACATTGCCCCTGGTGCTGCTCTATCCCTCCGCCAAGCGCTGGTTCGCCTATCCCCAGCTTGTGCTGGCGCTGTGCTGGGGTTTCGCCGTGCTGATTCCCTGGGCGGCCGCCCAGGGGGGTCTGCAGGGCAGCCTGGGCGGCTGGCCCCTGTTGCTCACCTGGCTGGCGGCGGTGAGCTGGACCTTCGGCTTCGACACCGTCTACGCCATGAGCGACCGGGACGACGACCGGCGCCTCGGGGTGCGCAGCAGTGCCCTGAGCCTGGGGGCCAGGGCGCCCCTGGCGGTGGCCCTCTGCTACGGGCTCACCTGCGCGGGCCTGGCTCTGGGGGTGCTGCTGCAGGGACGGGCCGGGCTGCCGTTCTGGCTGCCATGGGCCGTCGCCACCCTGGCGATGCAGCAGCAGGCGGCCCGACTGCGTCTCCCCGACCTGCCCCGCAGCGCCTACGGCCGGCACTTCGCCGTCCAGGTGTGGCTCGGGGGTCTGCTGCTGCTGGCCGTGATCCTCTCCACCAGCACCTGA